The stretch of DNA TAGATGTAATCTTTAATGAGATAGATCAAGAACGTCACAAATATCATGGACGAGATCTCAACTTTGAAGATTTTGAAGTAAGTTGATATGTATTTATTAGATACAAATATTTGTATTGCTATTCTCAAAAATAATTTAAAAGTTATTCAACAGTTTCAGCTAAAATATAGTGATTGTTATCTTTCTTCCTTGGTTTTAGCAGAACTTTATAAGGGTGTTTATTATTCTAATCGGGTTGTTGAAAATCTCAATACTTTAACTGAATTTGCTGACGCTTTACCTACAATAGATTTTGATAACAAAGCAGCTATCGAATTTTGCAAAATTCAATTTGAACTTAGAAAAATTGGTAAAGCGATAGGAGAATTAGATGCTTTAATTGCTGCTGTTGCTCGTTCTCGACAAGATATTGTAGTTACTAATAACACTCGTCATTTTATTAATATTCCTAATTTACAGTTAGAAAATTGGTTTGATTCCTAATTTTATTAAATGCGATCTCGGCAAAGCCGAGGCGCGGAGCGATCGCTTTTTAAATCAACCTCTTCATCTTCTATTCGCAATAACCATCAAAAGTAACTACACTGTCTTGTTAAAATTAGCCTAATCCTATTTATCTCTCAAAATATAACAATGTTATCACCAGCAATTAATATCGAGTCTTTACCAAAAGACAAACAAGATAAAATTGTTGAACATTTAAAAGAATATATTCAGGATTTGCAAGACGAACAAAAATGCAAAAATTATTTTGACAAAACCCAAGATAAATTAATAGCTAGTGCTAAATTAGCTAAACAACAAATTGCTGAAGAAAAAGCGACACCAATCGATTACAATAAGCTATGAAATCTCAAACTCTTCCTTCTTTTTGGGATAATTAATAGATCGCCTACAACAACTCTAAAAAATAATCTAAATCTATTCTTGCTTGCTTCAAAATTTTTGCTAAAGTTGATCGCTTTACGGGTTTGTGGACTGGTACTGTGATTTTAAGAGTTTCGTTAGGTAGTCATCCACAGATAAACACAGATAGATTTATCACTTGGGTTTCAAAGCAATCTAGAGATAAACTACCCTTTTCCCAAAACCTACCCATATAATAAGACTTAATGTAAATTCATCTGTTGATCCGCAGTCGCGAACCATGAACAGTAACTTTCTCAACCGTCTTAACAGTAGCGATCGCCATGTGTTAGTATTTGATGGGGCGATGGGTACAAACTTGCAAGTACAAAACCTCACTGCTGAAGATTTTGGTGGTGCGGAATATGAAGGATGTAATGAATATCTGGTACACACTAAACCAGAGGCGGTGGAGAAGGTACACCGAGGTTTCTTAGAAGCTGGTGCAGATGTTATTGAAACTGATACTTTTGGTGGAACATCGATAGTTTTAGCTGAATACGATTTAGCAGATCAAGCGTATTATCTCAACAAAACCGCAGCCGAATTGGCTAAAAGACTGACGACAGAATACTCTACACCAGAAAAACCTCGTTTTGTGGCTGGTTCGATGGGTCCTGGTACTAAGTTACCAACCCTAGGACATATTGATTTTGATACGCTTCGGGATGCTTATGTAGTGCAAGCAGAAGCTTTGTATGATGGTGGCGTTGATTTGTTGTTAGTAGAAACCTGTCAGGATGTTTTACAAATAAAAGCAGCCTTAAATGCCATTGAAGAAGTCTTTGCGAAAAAAGGTGCGCGTATTCCCCTGATGGTTTCGGTGACAATGGAACAGATGGGAACGATGTTAGTCGGGACAGAAATCGATGCAGCGTTAGCGATCTTAGAAAGATATCCGATCAATATTTTAGGTCTAAACTGCGCCACAGGCCCAGATTTGATGAAAGATCATATTAAGTATCTATCGGAACATTCTCCATTTATTGT from Stanieria cyanosphaera PCC 7437 encodes:
- a CDS encoding type II toxin-antitoxin system VapC family toxin — encoded protein: MYLLDTNICIAILKNNLKVIQQFQLKYSDCYLSSLVLAELYKGVYYSNRVVENLNTLTEFADALPTIDFDNKAAIEFCKIQFELRKIGKAIGELDALIAAVARSRQDIVVTNNTRHFINIPNLQLENWFDS